A stretch of DNA from Telopea speciosissima isolate NSW1024214 ecotype Mountain lineage chromosome 5, Tspe_v1, whole genome shotgun sequence:
gtggtttggcaAGATGCCTATTTCAGGGAGTGATGAGAGCAGTTTTCActaaaaatggagaaaaggtTTTACACTCTCTTCCCCACGCACCCTCTGTGTTTACAAAGAATTCCCCGTAACTAATAACCCCCATTGCAACAATTTATAAGGAAACAAAGGGATACAAATTTTCATAATTACTTCCatgtaaaccctaaaaattttcaGCTCTTCGGAGGCAGCCCACAACCCAGTccacagaatacaagacatacacCCTCAACGATAACATTTAATCAAGCTCAACTACATCCTAATGCACCAGATAAGTGTCATGCAGTTCAATCTTCATTTAATCATTGCTAAAAGAAGCACAATAAGGAGTAATACAAAATCATGTTCCATGCATTGCAATGAACCAAATAAAACTGCATGACCTATGTAAAACTTGACAGACATAGATCATGCATGACCATGAATACAAATGGATGGGGCAAAGAtaaggggagaaaaaagaaagaattcaaaaattaaactatgacataaataaaagagaaatctAGCCTGAAGAAGTTATTCATCTTGGGAATTATTTAGATTTAATGttcataaaattttaatttgatgGTCAGTGGCTCAAAGAGCATCTAGAAAAACCTACCAAAGGGTCCAACCCTTTTGCAATCAAAGGAAGAGAGAATTCATCTTGCATTTTCAAatcaataacaaaaaaaaaaaattctttctttattaCTTTATTTTACACTGATTTTCCCACATGAGGACAGCATGCAAAAACATATATATGTGTGCATAACCCATTTGAAATCTAATAAATAGTTTtaagaaaatgggagaaaagaaAGCACAGAAGAAGATTTTGATGACAAGGAACCAGatgattttaaaaataaattaaaaaaaaaaaaggggaaaagaaagaaaagtaaaactGTGAACAATGATAAGTCCAGCCAAAATAATGAACAGATCTCATGAGAATGAGCCAGgtaccacagatatactatgaCCTGGACACTTACTTTCCCAATGAGAATGATCTTTTGGGAGTTCTTCTCAACTACTATCTCAACTTGAATAAAGTCTTTTGAAGTTGGTCTAGTTTTGTAGTTTACTACATTGACCTGTAGAATGCAATAAACACAGACCCAATTTATAAGCATATCTAGCTGTGGAAGCAGCTAATTGAAAAGGCAGTCTAAGGATAGTAAAAGTATATTGCAAATAAATCACGGCTTCTAGTCAGATTGAATATACCTGGCAGGCATATGGAACTTCTTTATGATATTGCATAAATATTTTCTCTCTAACAATTTCAGCTAAGAAGAATCTTTCTGGGTGCTCACTTGCAATGTCCTGTAAACTCAATGGAACAACAGGATAAGTGTTCCTACAAACTGTTCAGAAATAAACTATTAGTTCAAGCGGGAAGCATGTTAACCCGACAATTCAAATAAAGGCAAAATGTCATAGATGCAAGGAAGAAAAATAGTTCGTTCATAAAAAAACCAAGATACAGAGGATTAGAAGATAAACTAAAGAAATCAACTCCAGTTAAGAACAAAGGTAAAATATGTTTGTGTCATACTTTAATAACCAAGGTAAAGCATGTGTTATTCAGATCTTAGCCATTCATCATTTCAGATTCAGAATGAGTAGCTCAACTATATCAGTCCATCACTTCTATTAAACTAGGGTTATTTTTTATATGAGTCTTACTCATTGTTAAGAGTCCACATAATCCCAAACCTTCTAATTCAAGATTTAAGTTAGGTATTTTACCTTATTGGCTGTAAATTGGTATTTCTTTTAGGATGTCTAGATATTTATGTTGATTTTGATATTTCTGTcacttttcttcccttttttattttaaattgtggTTAACAGTATTAGTAAATCACAATTTTACTATCTGGTTAAACTACTAAAAATGGGTGGTGGAAAAGGGTTACAGTTTATCTTTTTGGTGAGATTAATTGAGGATATTGTTGGATCTCCAATGAGGGCGGGCCTCGATGccacggtaaggttgctccattgcgacctagtggtcgttggttcgagtcaggaaacagtctctctgcgaAGCggagtaaggctgcgtacattatgaccgtccctagaccccgcagtggcgggagcctcatgcactgggtatgccctatTGTTGGATCTCCAATCTTGGGTTTATTGTACGATTGGGATTATATTTTACATTCAAATAGGGAAAAATGAAACCAGGGTTTTAGAAGGATTTAggcaatggaaaaaaaaatgtattcaaTGGAATGGAATGGAGGGGAAAGAGTAATTTTCAACCATCCACTTTGTGGCTTCAAACCCTATGAGATAGATCTCACAAAAAGACTCCAACTTAGACTCTTATGGGTTGAGCAACTATCAATATTCGACCTCCACAATGGAAACCCCACCCACAGCCCTCCCCGCATACTTGCCAAACCTTGTTATAGATATGACTCTGTGCGCCTTGGGTACTTTGAAATCTGGTAATTACTCTTTGTTCCAATAATTGAATTGCAATTAAACTTGGCCCATTTCCTTTATAGTAAAAGGAAAAGATTAGGACGAATAAAGAAAGAGATCTTATTGCATATATTATGCACATATATTGCAGACATTTTCCACagaattttcttattattaCACGTTAATTGAATTGCAATTAAATTTGGCCCATTTCCTTCAATGCCTGCATCTAAATTTGTGGTGTTCAAGTAGCCACACAAGCAATCAATAGAGGATATTGATTATTGGCCTTCAATATTGACACACCACTCTTTTAAGTGCCCTCATTCTTGTTTGAGTTTATGAATAAGATCTTGTAATTATACTTCCATGCTTAAACATCCCATGAGGACAAAAATTTTAAGAGAACGTAGACAAATTACACATGGCTTTGCACACAAACAAGAAGAGTAGCCTTAAACATACCTTTGGATAGTAAGCTGGCCCAGCAGGGAGTTTTGATAGTATCCATTCCTTTACATCATCCACACCGTGACCATATTTGGCGCTCACAGGTATGACCTCATCAACATTGGTGGATTTCTCATACCACTGTAGTCATTGTGTTactatttttccatttcttgtAAGCAAAAGATGAAATTTAACAACTAGGCTGATTCTTGCAGCCGTTTAGCAACAGTGGGATACATGTATAGGCTCAGAACCCACCAGCCAATGGTTCCTCAAAAGCCCTTCACCAAAAGCTGACTTCACCCAATCCGTAACTTTAACAATCTAAAACATAAACATTTTTAATGCCTGTCCAAGTAAATTTCATTTTTCAGATTGTTATAGATGATGATCAACTATTTGGTGAAGAAGACATCTAGGATGACCCAATTTTGATGGTTCTCACCTGCATTTGGGTGTCAAATTGACTGCTCTGTTGTGGATATAGAGATGCATACCTTAAAGttcttgattaaaaaaaaaacaagaagaatgcaaaaaaaaatcttcaactCTGTTTGCATTCTAGAAAACGTATGAGGGTCCCACTCCCAGTGTCAAAATAATGAGAATATTTTCATCAGGTACTAACCTCTAGTTTCTTTGCAATCTCACCTGGCTTAATTAGGTCCTTTTTATTCAACACCAACAAAGTAGGTACCTTATCTTGGATACTTCCAACCCCTTCTTCCAATACCTCGTCAATCTAGAAATTAATGAGAACAATTTAGAAAAGGCAAATAGAGTTCCAAAAATAACTCAACCCAAGATGCATACCTTTTGAGGCATTTTACATGCATCAACGACAACAAGTACACAGTCTGCATTAATAGCTGCACTGCGAACATTGCTCATCATCAGATTGTCCAACTTGTGCATCTTCTTTTCTAGAACACCGGGTGTGTCGTAGAGTATCATCTGCAAGCTAACCCATAACTcagatgaataaaaattttacAAACCCCACTACAGCCAGAGGTTCGCTTAACATAGTTTCATGAAACAGAAGCACTGGTTCCTAGTAAAAGAACTTCTAATACAGGAATGAATTAGAATCATTGAtatgataaaaattaaaattacagcACAAGAGATTCTTCTTTGTAATATATTAAAATTTAGCAAATTACACATGACATTCATATAATTTTAGAAATAGAACAGAATCTATACACTTGACACCACATAGTTGGAATAAGACATTCATTCCATGATTTTCCACATACAAATTACCAGCTTTAGCACTTACAATTGTTCTCAAAATGGTAAAACAAGATTTTGTCAAAGACAAGTCACGCTAGccacctcccccctcccccccccccccactcttcCTCCTCACAGTATTGCCAGTGAAACTAGTGCTAATTGACATACCAAGCTGTTTGAAAGGTGGTAAGAAGGGGATTGAAGATTCTTAAGATTTTAGTGGCCGCAACCTTGAGCATTTGGCAGGAAAGGAACAATACCATCTGAAATGTATTTCAAGTCCTGTTTCCAGGTGGCCCAAGTGAACTAATACAGTCCCATAGTCACCAAGTCACTGTTTGTTCTGAGCTTTATTGTATAGTTTCAGTGCCATCTTCTGTCTCTAGGCCTGTACAGTCTACCAGTCACCAAGTCACTCTtaactttcttttatttatcatAACAAGCCAATAATATATACACATGGATTCTATTCCCCTTCtactttgtttttcctcttcctttcaTGGGTATATGGTATGTGCATCTTACCTAGTTCACAATTATACAAGTGAAACCTTAGATATTTTTTCGCAATCAGATACGAGGTTCGAAAATTTGTTTCGTTTCATCATTTCGTTCAGACCCAGACGAGAGAAAAATCGCCAAAACAGTGTATTTTTTCCCCATGAGTTGCGCTTGGCCATTTCAAAGGGCAAACGGCCGAAATGAGCTAATCAAAACAAAATGACTGATTTCGACAACAGTGGATTTTTTTAGACAGAAACAagcgaaatgaccaaaattttgaCGTAACAGTGGATTTTTTAGACCAAAATGAGCGAAATATCGAAACGAAATgaccaattttttttatgaaacagtgcattttttagaccgaAATGAGTGAAATTTTGGCGAAACAGTGCTTATTTCGTTCACATCCTATTTCGTCTCGGACATGTCGAAACTACCGAAATATTCATAATTTCGCTGAAATTTCggcgagttttcgaactatgctcACAAAAAGAAACTCGTATCAATCGATCAAATTTTTTCGAATGTTTAAGAAAGTCCATGATTCATTAGAAGTTTGCCGTGGGGTAGCTCACTTAAGTGCGAGGGAGAAGACATCCCAATTTCAAATCGAAACATTGATCCTCTTCTGAAAGAAAGTGCCTACGAGAAAGCCTTATGCTCGAATCAATCCCATTGAGAAAAAGACTCTGCCTGTTCCCATTTCGTACTGTTTGCACCACTCGCAATCAGATACCATGACTTAATTGTAACATGAAACGATGACACCTTAAGTCTAATCAAGGTAAGAGATTCCACAAAAGAGTAATTGTTGTAGAATGCAATGTACCTGATAGTCAGGGCCAGAACATATACCAAGAATTCGATGCCGCGTGGTTTGAGGTTTATCAGTAACAATTGAGAGCTTTTGACCTATCATTTGGTTCGAGAGTGTACTCTTCCCGACATTAGGCTTACCCAGCACAGCTACATAACCTGCATTTATTTCACCAACATTAAGATAACTTTGAGGAGACGCCCAAAGTTTCACAGAAGTTAAGCACGAGCTTCTATAATACCTGCAAGTGGAACCCAAAGTCATAAAGAATAACTGATGTATATAACTAGAAAAACAACATATTGGCTTGAAAGTTTATTTGTTGCCATGTCACATGGCCTGTTGATAATAGTAAAAGTATTGGTGCTGGAAAAAGATTCAATTCCAGAATCCCATGGACCCTGGTGCAGCATCAAACTATCAAGCAAACCATCACCACTAAACTATACTGCTGGAAACCTCTAAGAAAAACCTCCCATACCATCCTTTTCAGAAGATTGGCCTCATATTCCTTAATTTCTCTAGTAATATCCTAATCAATAACCTTATTTCTCAACCATCTCTAGTAATAAGGATAGTAGGGCACACAGTGAGGACCACAATCCTTCGTACAGCAGGATGGGATGGGTTCAACTTCTGTCAGCTTcctcattttttatatttaaccGCAGCATTATTATCTTTCTCCGCTCCTATTTCCGTAAAGATTTTTCATGGCCCTAGAAAAACCCAACTGCATAAAAACGTGGGAatgaaaaacataataaaataaaaggaaaacaagaCTAACCGCTTCGATGATTAGAATCAGTCTCAAAGTTGAGTTCTTCCATCTCGTAGTCGTCGAGCAAAGCTAAATTCCTGTCTGGTTTATCACTTAAagacagaaaagaaaattcGTCGTCCGAGTAGCAGCTCGTCCTTTCTCGTTTCTCCATTTCTTGCTTGAAATTTTGCCTACTTGAAAGCCGCTTCTCCCACACGACCTCTCGATTCCGCGCCCACAACAATGTTCCCCTAAAGGGGTTTCGCGTCAACCGCTGAAATAGGACCTTACCCTGAGGAAAATGATACGAAAAATAACAGAGAGCATTTTCTCTAGGAAGAGTTGCATGGATGTGCCGGTTGAGCTCCATTGGAGGAGACTGGAGAGCTAACTTTGTTCCTCCTGTTTCCTTTATCGGTTCATATTTAATTTATCTTTCGAGCAAGGAACCCATATTATATTTTGTCCGGAAATTTTGAGATAAATTATAAAAGATCCACTTACAGAGGACTTGGCTGTTGtgcagccgtggcgggagccgCACAGGTGCAGCAcgaaaaccaccccaaatacaGGAGGGAGGGAGTTCAGATCTCATTTCACATGTGAGGCCTAGGTGAGActcacatgtgaaatgactaccttacccctgtGTTTGCTGTCTTTTAGCGGTGCTCCATCTGTGCAGCTCTTGCCATGTCTGCACAAGATCTTTTTCGATTTACAGGGATAGAACCCcagagtccggatcctctacttccgcctgcccctactgcCGTGTGTGCCCTACACATAATGGAGCatgcaaagaccaccttacccttgcccgagagccttgcccaagtgggggtaaggtggtctttgtgTGCCTCAGTATGTAGGGCGCACACGaaagtaggggcaggcggaagtagaggatgtcgatGCCAGAACCCCAACCCTGGAGTCCGCTATGCCCAAAGTATTCTGTATTCCCAACCTATTTACAGTACAATGTTATAtaacttgtaagttgtaatACCATGAACTGCTAATTATTTTATGGGAAGGGGTTTGCTGTCAGGTAGTGTGGCTCTGCAACAAAGAGGGAGGACAATGGGATCGCACGGGCATTCAAGGGGGGTaggatagggtgatcatttgacgaatttttatctgctgcaatgcacagcagcggataaaggtcctcATTTGACTGCCCCATGTGAGAGGTGATACTGCCTAACAAAACCTACCCTTTTTCTTTGGCTATGTATTTAGGAAAAAGTTTTCCTACACCCGTAGTGTAAGGTTCAACCCACATTTTAAGGTCCTGATTCCTGAAACAATCCTCCCGGCTATTGTACGAAGTTGATAGATGATTTGATACCCCCTCTCCCGCACATTCGAAAGCCACGATCAAAGGATTCCACTTCCCTGTGGCTTCATGAAAATTTGATCCATATATTTATTTGTTCATCATGGATAAAACGACCAGAACCAgacttttactttttttttttttaaattaaagaaACATATGTACATCACTGGGATATGGAATAGTACAATTGCTATTGAAACTAGTCctacccaaacccaaaaccgtTATTATAGAAAGTTTTGTTACTACACCATTTGATACCAACgctagataaaaaaaaaaaagagaatagagATCTCTGTTATAGCACCACATTTCTTTGAGGTTACTATTAACCTTTACAGCATGTTTCCACTCATGCAGGAGTCCGTTAAATTCTGACTCATTCTCATCAatggtttttcttctttgataAGTCTCATCAATGGTTATTAGACTACCTGCAAGTATTAAAACATTCTGGTCAGCTAGTAAAATTGAAAAAGCCCAACTGATTAATCTTAGTTCAAGGTCATAAATGCCTACGCAAATTAAACCAAGGAATTGCAAATCAGAAGTAGAATCCTGGTTCAATTCATGAGATGAGTACTCCCTAATTCTGGGCCCTCTCTCAAATTAGAGGCTTCCTTTATCTGGTGTACAGCAAGGTTCAAACTGATTCTACAGAGCATTATACTCCCGAATTCTGGGCCCTCTCTCAAAATAGAGGCATCCTTTATCTGGTGCACAGCAAGGTTCAAACTGATTCTACAGAGCATTATAAACCAAGATAAATTAAAGCTACAAAAATTGGTGCAAATGCCTGACTTGTTGCACATTGCAAGGAAGGAGGTACTAGTGGTTCTTAACTGCTTACACAAATTTGTGCTTTCACACATTATCTAGTAAGAGAAAACAGTGTAACTGATGAAAGGCCAATGTATTTGACCTTCCTCCACTCTTAGTTTCACTGAGAAAATGgtatcatcatcattcatttTATGGGaagctcatcatcatcatcatacatTCGACTCCTCCACTCTTTGTTTTACTGAGAAGATGgtatcatcatcattcatttTACAGGAAGCTCATGGCATGGTTGCATCATCACCATCAAGAGCTTGAGAAGGCATGGAGCACGATGATTCTCTTCCTGTTGGGAGGTAAGACCATGCTAGGCCCACAGCACCGACTGCAATGACAGTGCCTATTGAGCTCCAAACCCACCTTCGcaatattttacttttttgcctTTGACGCCGAGCCACCTCTTTACATACAAGAAGAGAATAATGACATGAATCATAATAACCAAAATACAGTACCAAGAGAGGGGATAAAAAATGGATGAAAGCCAGAACAGCTAAAGGCTAAATTCAAAGGGATATACCTAATAGTAATTATTTcagtatttttattttggggcgATGTTCTCTGCCTAGgtgcgcaggctgtgcccagacacatggggtaggACAGGGCGGCCATTTTGGTAATTCGGGGGGGCGGGCCAGTCATTCtgcccaccccacccccatgttTCTGGGAGCATCCTGCGCccccagtgcagagaacattttcccttaatttttctATATGCCTACATATTGAATTTTGTAGAAGACTTTTGCAGAGtgatacacacacacacaaagtgAGAGCTCACCAACAGCTTCTTGGTTCCTCTGAGACATTTCATGATTCACAGCTTCATAATAATGTAGCCGGTCCGACAATCGAGaaatttcaaagttttttgACTCAATCCAAGATTCCATCTCCATCTCAACCTCTGCCCTCGCTGTGCCCCTCCCTACAGAATTGGATACCATCCGTGCAATATTTATCTGCTGGCAAAGCTCTTCCACAGGATCAAGATCCAAATTTTCATCCTCTCCAGCAATGGTTGAAACTGGAGGGATTGTCAGCCCCACAAGGGATAATTGTTCCCTGATCCTCTGCCACTGTTTTTGCATATTATTGAGGGCTTCCTCTGCTTGCTTCCGCTTTTCAATCTCTGTTAACAAATTCAGTCTTATCTCACGCAATTCAGCTTCCATGTCACGAAAAGATGACAGCGGGCCCCCCTCACTAGAGAGTTCTGCACCGACTAAGATGTTAGAGCTTGACCATGACATGTTAACcacatctttttcttcttaaagaTATGTATTATGTCATCAcatgaattgaaaaaaacaaaaaaaaaaaacctatctAATGCTTCAGAAACTCAACATGTTTCAATCAAAACCACCTTCAATTCAAGAGGTAAAGCATTTATTATTTGAAAATTCATATTATCCCTGTACCACTTGAAAATCTCGAAAGAACTATTGTAACTTGGTCGAGTtcaggaaacaaaataaaataacaacgATATATGAAAAAGATATAAAAAGGCTTTTTTTCGGTAGGATGGGTCATTGAGTTTCTTGGTAAGATTGAATAGTGTAGGGATCCAAATTATTCATTGTGTAAGACTCAGATAATGTTAAACTTATATATTACtgaagcatcaagcatccaagATTTGTAAGCTGACTGCTGAACATCATCACAGAATATGGAGTCACATGGTAACAAGGCATGAGACTGCCCATGAAACTTCTTAACAAAATcacaggggaaaaaaaatcagaaggtaGATAACTGATGAACTTGATACCAACCACTAGAACTGGCATTTAttccacctcttttttttttttgggaggggggggagggatcgGGTTTTGGATATCATTTGGTGAACTAATGTAGAACTGAATTTGAATATAAAACAGTCCCAATACAAAATCTTTTCTCAGAGAAACAAAAATCAGACTAAGGAGAAATTACATAAGACAAAATCCAGAGTTCAGATGGACCTGAAATTCAGGTCGAGTTCTATTCTTAAGGCTAAGAACACCTGCTGAAAGTTTGAGTTCGATCCAACGGTTGGATCCAGAAATATGGATCAAGTATAGTTGGACTAGGATAGGGGCATATCAGTAATTCCAAGATCAGATTGAAATTCAGATAATGGGAATATGATGGCCAATCAATTCAGGTCAGATGATATAACaatcagcaaaaaaaaaaaacaatagaaacagcAATTCAAATAGCAAT
This window harbors:
- the LOC122662402 gene encoding GTPase ERA-like, chloroplastic — its product is MELNRHIHATLPRENALCYFSYHFPQGKVLFQRLTRNPFRGTLLWARNREVVWEKRLSSRQNFKQEMEKRERTSCYSDDEFSFLSLSDKPDRNLALLDDYEMEELNFETDSNHRSGYVAVLGKPNVGKSTLSNQMIGQKLSIVTDKPQTTRHRILGICSGPDYQMILYDTPGVLEKKMHKLDNLMMSNVRSAAINADCVLVVVDACKMPQKIDEVLEEGVGSIQDKVPTLLVLNKKDLIKPGEIAKKLEWYEKSTNVDEVIPVSAKYGHGVDDVKEWILSKLPAGPAYYPKDIASEHPERFFLAEIVREKIFMQYHKEVPYACQVNVVNYKTRPTSKDFIQVEIVVEKNSQKIILIGKEGSALKVLATSARLDIEDFLQKKVYLEVEVKVKENWRQDESLLKYYGYGGQIRVLQSD